In Panthera leo isolate Ple1 chromosome F3, P.leo_Ple1_pat1.1, whole genome shotgun sequence, one genomic interval encodes:
- the EFNA1 gene encoding ephrin-A1: MEFLWAPLLGLCCSLAAADRHTVFWNSSNPKFRSEDYTVHVRLNDYLDIICPHYEADTVAAAAMERYTLYLVEREQYQLCQPQSRDQVRWQCNQPSARHGPEKLSEKFQRFTPFTLGKEFKEGHSYYYISKPIHHQEDQCLRLKVIVSGKITPSPQAHVNPQEKRLPADDPEVQVLHSIGHSAAPRLFPLAWAVLLLPLLLLQTP, encoded by the exons ATGGAGTTCCTCTGGGCCCCGCTCTTGGGCCTGTGCTGCAGTCTGGCCGCTGCTGACCGCCACACCGTCTTCTGGAACAGTTCAAACCCCAA GTTCCGGAGCGAGGACTACACAGTACACGTCCGGCTCAATGACTACCTGGACATCATCTGCCCGCATTACGAGGCCGACACTGTGGCGGCCGCCGCCATGGAGCGGTACACCCTGTATCTGGTGGAGCGTGAGCAGTACCAGCTGTGCCAACCCCAGTCCAGGGACCAGGTCCGCTGGCAGTGCAACCAGCCGAGCGCCAGGCACGGCCCGGAGAAGCTGTCGGAGAAGTTCCAGCGCTTCACGCCCTTCACCCTGGGCAAGGAGTTCAAAGAGGGACACAGCTACTACTACATCT CCAAACCCATCCACCACCAGGAAGACCAGTGCTTGAGGTTGAAGGTGATCGTCAGTGGCAAAATCA CTCCCAGTCCTCAGGCCCATGTCAACCCACAGGAGAAGAGACTTCCAGCAG ATGACCCAGAGGTACAGGTCCTACACAGCATCGGGCACAGCGCTGCCCCCCGCCTCTTCCCACTTGCCTGGGCTGTGCTGCTTCTGCCGCTCCTGCTGCTGCAAACCCCATGA